A single genomic interval of Asinibacterium sp. OR53 harbors:
- the cas5 gene encoding CRISPR-associated protein Cas5: MANPSYPVPLPSAVYGCLHNWFCYLNRWH; the protein is encoded by the coding sequence ATGGCCAACCCCAGCTATCCGGTACCCTTACCCTCGGCCGTATATGGCTGCCTACATAACTGGTTCTGTTATCTGAACCGATGGCATTGA
- a CDS encoding thioesterase family protein, with protein MYEHISQVRVRYAETDQMDIVYYGNYAQYFEVGRTESIRDLGFTYKEMEAMGVRMPVVELKARYLRPAHYDDLITIKTILKELPQGHSITFFNEVYNEKNKLLTTGEVTLYFINIETGKRTVIPHELQSKLAVYFPEDGLIL; from the coding sequence ATGTACGAACACATCAGCCAGGTAAGGGTACGTTATGCAGAGACCGATCAGATGGACATTGTATATTATGGCAATTACGCCCAGTACTTCGAAGTAGGCCGTACAGAAAGCATTCGCGATCTGGGTTTTACATACAAAGAAATGGAAGCAATGGGTGTTCGTATGCCCGTGGTGGAATTGAAAGCGCGCTACCTGCGGCCGGCCCATTACGACGATCTCATTACCATCAAGACCATACTGAAAGAATTACCCCAGGGGCATTCCATCACTTTTTTTAACGAAGTATATAACGAAAAAAACAAACTACTCACCACCGGTGAGGTAACGCTGTATTTCATCAATATTGAAACAGGTAAACGCACCGTGATACCCCACGAACTCCAGTCAAAGCTGGCGGTTTATTTTCCCGAAGATGGTTTGATCCTGTAA
- a CDS encoding tetratricopeptide repeat protein has translation MNKLLKIGLLVVGCSVGPWVHAQTTQVLQDPDAEFKSAKELYQKEQFSLAYPVFKKIYSNGIGKTNLPMSVQLEAKYYYIICGLQLNDETAEPMAVAFSELEHDVPHVQMMNYHLAEYYYRTKNLGKAQEYYQQANIANLSNSEIANMKFHQGYAYFSMQQFDKAKPLFNAIRQLPKDPNYVDANYYYGFIVFSEKNYSQALECFRIAQQSPAYQNIVPFYIAEIYYFNGERDKALEYGEQMLSKPGQYYDLQLRQLVGHILFEKKQYARALPYLEQYVSKKDKVRREDLYELSYCYYEAGNWPKSIDGFKQLGGGEDSLAQNSMYLLGDAYLKTNDKPNARNAFLFCASNNSNAVQKEVSQFNYAKLSYDLGYMDVALKGFRSFLTDHPQSKFSQEAKELLVSTLANTSNYKDALSLYESLTGQSENTVKLYPRLLYGRSVELINDQQITKADELLTRIIQSPYNNQQLPYTYFWKGEIAYRKGDPGAAIGYLSNYLRNPLVNGEVNPTNARYSLAYSELKTENYEAARGHFEQVAGSYVSSASSAIEQDAYLRAADCYFMTRNYKQALRMYEQVLSQRLPGADYALLQKAVIAGASSKNTEKVGLLQSLERQFPGSAYTAEANMEIANTYMADENFQAALAPLKLVLDNNKATSLHPQAYLKMGIAYFNLDKNAESLEQFKKLVAYYPNTQESSDAVEYIRNIFVANQKPGDFVAFMRQQGKPVTYNEEDSLTFRSAMMRYEAKDVAGAKAGFADYLSKFPDGRYNIEVNYFTAELYIAAKDYNKALPYYTAVAAKGQSQYAERSLLQAARIYYFDLKDYAAAEKYFTQLKELARQQENKLEAMRGLLRCQFKAQKWKEAAPNAQELLQEKGIATDDRMMANMVVAKNHQLNNEPDLALAAYKQVVAAGKSEWSAEAQYRSAEILFAENKLPEAEKGAFEVIKKLGSYEYWVTKSYILLGDIYTKEKDWFNAEATFKSIVENATITELKTEAQQKLIQVQQEKNKVNKVEQP, from the coding sequence ATGAATAAACTTCTCAAGATTGGTTTACTTGTCGTTGGCTGCAGTGTAGGACCATGGGTTCATGCACAAACCACGCAGGTTTTACAAGATCCGGATGCCGAATTCAAATCGGCCAAGGAATTGTACCAAAAGGAACAATTCAGCCTGGCTTATCCCGTGTTCAAAAAAATATACAGCAACGGCATCGGTAAAACCAACCTGCCTATGTCGGTACAGTTGGAAGCCAAATATTATTATATCATCTGCGGATTACAACTGAACGATGAAACAGCCGAACCCATGGCTGTGGCTTTCTCAGAATTGGAACACGATGTACCGCATGTGCAGATGATGAACTATCATCTTGCCGAATATTATTACCGTACCAAAAACCTGGGTAAAGCACAGGAATATTACCAGCAAGCTAATATAGCCAACCTGAGCAACAGTGAAATTGCCAACATGAAATTTCACCAGGGGTATGCCTATTTCAGCATGCAGCAGTTCGATAAGGCCAAACCCTTGTTCAATGCTATCCGCCAGTTGCCGAAAGATCCTAATTATGTTGATGCCAACTATTATTATGGCTTCATCGTTTTTAGTGAGAAGAATTATTCGCAGGCGCTGGAATGTTTTCGCATAGCACAGCAATCGCCTGCATACCAGAACATCGTTCCCTTTTATATTGCCGAGATCTATTATTTCAACGGAGAAAGAGACAAGGCCCTGGAATATGGAGAGCAAATGTTGTCGAAGCCCGGCCAATATTATGACCTGCAATTGAGGCAATTGGTTGGACATATCCTCTTTGAAAAGAAACAGTATGCGCGTGCACTGCCTTACCTGGAGCAGTATGTATCTAAAAAAGACAAAGTAAGGCGCGAGGATCTTTATGAATTATCCTATTGTTATTATGAAGCCGGTAACTGGCCAAAATCCATCGATGGATTCAAACAGTTGGGAGGAGGAGAGGACTCACTGGCGCAGAACAGCATGTACCTGCTGGGCGATGCTTACCTGAAGACAAACGACAAACCGAATGCGCGTAATGCTTTCCTTTTCTGCGCTTCCAATAACAGCAATGCGGTGCAGAAAGAAGTATCGCAGTTCAACTATGCGAAACTGTCTTACGACCTGGGTTATATGGATGTAGCGTTGAAAGGTTTCCGGTCTTTCCTCACGGATCACCCTCAATCAAAATTTTCCCAGGAAGCCAAAGAATTGTTGGTAAGCACATTGGCCAATACCAGCAATTATAAAGATGCGTTGAGCCTGTATGAAAGTCTTACGGGACAAAGTGAAAATACGGTGAAGCTGTACCCGCGTTTGTTGTATGGCCGTTCGGTAGAACTGATCAATGACCAGCAGATCACCAAGGCAGATGAATTGCTTACGCGGATCATACAGTCGCCCTATAACAACCAGCAACTTCCCTATACCTATTTCTGGAAAGGAGAGATCGCTTACCGCAAAGGCGATCCGGGCGCTGCGATCGGTTACCTGAGCAATTACCTGCGCAATCCCCTGGTTAACGGAGAAGTGAATCCCACCAATGCGCGTTACAGCCTGGCCTACAGTGAACTGAAAACAGAGAATTACGAAGCGGCCCGCGGGCATTTTGAGCAGGTGGCAGGAAGCTATGTTTCCAGTGCATCCTCTGCCATTGAGCAGGATGCTTATTTGCGAGCGGCCGATTGTTATTTCATGACCCGTAATTACAAACAGGCTTTGCGTATGTACGAACAGGTGCTCAGTCAGCGTTTGCCGGGTGCGGATTATGCACTGCTGCAAAAAGCAGTCATAGCAGGCGCTTCGAGCAAGAACACAGAGAAAGTAGGTTTGCTGCAATCGCTGGAACGCCAGTTCCCCGGTTCTGCTTACACAGCCGAGGCCAATATGGAGATTGCCAATACCTATATGGCCGATGAAAATTTCCAGGCTGCACTGGCGCCGTTGAAACTGGTGCTGGATAACAACAAAGCCACATCTCTGCATCCGCAGGCTTATTTGAAAATGGGTATTGCGTATTTCAACCTGGATAAGAACGCCGAATCGTTGGAGCAGTTCAAGAAATTGGTAGCTTATTATCCCAATACACAGGAAAGCAGTGATGCAGTGGAATATATCCGGAATATTTTTGTAGCCAATCAAAAACCAGGCGATTTTGTGGCTTTCATGCGTCAACAGGGGAAACCGGTAACTTACAACGAAGAAGATTCACTCACTTTCCGTTCTGCCATGATGCGGTATGAAGCAAAGGATGTGGCAGGAGCCAAAGCAGGGTTTGCCGATTACCTCTCTAAATTCCCCGATGGCCGTTACAATATAGAAGTCAATTATTTCACCGCAGAATTGTACATCGCTGCTAAAGACTACAACAAAGCGCTTCCTTATTATACAGCAGTTGCTGCCAAAGGACAGAGCCAGTATGCCGAAAGAAGCCTGTTGCAGGCGGCACGCATTTATTATTTCGATTTGAAAGATTATGCTGCTGCAGAAAAATATTTCACCCAACTGAAAGAGCTGGCCAGGCAACAGGAAAACAAACTGGAAGCCATGCGTGGCCTCCTGCGTTGCCAGTTCAAAGCACAGAAATGGAAAGAAGCGGCGCCCAACGCGCAGGAGTTGTTGCAGGAAAAAGGCATTGCTACAGACGACAGGATGATGGCCAATATGGTGGTTGCGAAAAATCACCAATTGAACAATGAGCCCGATCTGGCGCTGGCTGCATACAAACAAGTAGTGGCTGCCGGTAAATCTGAATGGAGCGCTGAAGCGCAATACCGTTCTGCAGAAATACTGTTCGCAGAGAACAAATTACCCGAGGCGGAAAAAGGAGCTTTTGAAGTGATCAAGAAACTGGGTTCTTATGAATACTGGGTTACCAAAAGCTACATACTGCTGGGTGATATCTATACCAAAGAAAAAGACTGGTTCAATGCCGAAGCCACTTTTAAGAGTATCGTTGAGAATGCTACGATCACCGAGTTGAAAACAGAAGCACAGCAAAAACTGATACAGGTGCAGCAGGAGAAGAATAAAGTCAATAAAGTAGAACAACCCTAA
- a CDS encoding class I SAM-dependent methyltransferase, whose product MSDKNFINHTLCPFCQSAAIQPVLGVRDHTVSKELFEVWHCDGCANRFTQLVPDAASIGPYYQSAAYISHSDTNKGLINRLYHLVRNYTLHSKRKLIQRVTGKEKGLLLDVGAGIGAFTDAMREAGWEVTALEPDETARQRAKTKYGLELQPPETLYTLPDARYDAISLWHVLEHVHDLHGYLQTFSRILKPGGKLIIAVPNYTSYDATVYQQYWAAYDVPRHLYHFSPAGMELLGQQKGFRLETTLPMWFDSLYVSMLSEQYKNGKSNLPGALRTGIWSNVKALSNAKKCSSVIYVFSKTGSV is encoded by the coding sequence ATGAGCGACAAAAATTTTATCAACCATACCCTTTGCCCTTTTTGTCAGAGTGCTGCAATACAACCTGTATTGGGTGTAAGAGACCATACGGTGAGCAAAGAACTCTTCGAAGTATGGCATTGCGACGGATGCGCTAACCGGTTTACGCAACTGGTGCCCGATGCTGCATCTATTGGTCCCTATTACCAGTCCGCCGCCTACATTTCCCATTCAGATACCAATAAAGGACTTATCAACCGTCTTTACCACCTGGTGCGTAATTACACGTTGCACAGCAAAAGGAAATTGATACAGCGCGTAACGGGTAAAGAAAAAGGGTTATTGTTGGATGTGGGCGCCGGCATCGGCGCTTTTACAGATGCGATGCGCGAAGCAGGCTGGGAGGTAACGGCGCTGGAGCCCGATGAAACGGCAAGGCAGCGGGCCAAAACGAAATACGGACTGGAACTCCAACCTCCGGAAACATTGTATACCCTGCCCGATGCCCGTTACGATGCGATCAGCCTCTGGCATGTGCTGGAACATGTGCACGACCTGCACGGGTACCTGCAAACATTCTCGCGCATATTGAAGCCCGGCGGCAAACTCATCATCGCCGTACCTAATTATACCAGTTACGATGCTACAGTGTACCAACAGTATTGGGCGGCTTACGATGTGCCCAGGCACCTGTATCATTTTTCTCCTGCGGGGATGGAATTACTCGGACAACAAAAGGGCTTCAGGCTGGAAACAACTTTACCAATGTGGTTCGACAGCCTGTATGTATCGATGCTCAGCGAACAATACAAGAATGGAAAATCCAACCTCCCCGGTGCACTGCGCACAGGCATTTGGTCGAATGTCAAAGCACTTTCTAACGCAAAAAAATGCAGTTCGGTGATCTATGTTTTTTCGAAAACCGGGAGTGTTTAA
- a CDS encoding glutaminyl-peptide cyclotransferase — protein sequence MKKIFLAFIATALLAGCHDTNKSEDASIPAIPPPAVINYSLVKVYPHDTSSYTQGLIWQNNTMYEGTGWRGVSKLRTVDINTGKPIKQISLPDTVFGEGIAILNNKIYQLTYQEHKVYVYDLSSFKKLQEFEWPYEGWGLTTNGKQLIISTGDSNLYFVNPENFHIERTVGVNDNNGYVPNLNELEYVNGNIYANVYETDYIIKINPETGHVDGKVDMSNLLQKAGATYDPRQVDSGYVLNGIAYDAAKNSFYITGKRWPILCEVKFN from the coding sequence ATGAAAAAGATCTTTCTTGCATTTATTGCTACTGCCTTACTAGCAGGCTGTCATGATACGAATAAAAGCGAAGACGCATCGATTCCTGCCATTCCTCCTCCGGCAGTGATCAATTACAGCCTGGTAAAAGTGTATCCGCATGATACCAGTTCTTATACGCAGGGACTGATCTGGCAGAACAATACCATGTACGAAGGAACCGGCTGGCGTGGCGTTAGCAAGCTGCGCACTGTAGATATCAATACGGGTAAACCCATCAAACAGATATCACTGCCCGATACCGTTTTTGGTGAAGGCATCGCTATATTAAACAACAAGATATACCAACTTACCTATCAAGAACACAAAGTATATGTTTACGACCTATCCAGTTTCAAAAAACTGCAGGAATTTGAGTGGCCTTATGAAGGATGGGGACTCACCACAAATGGTAAACAGCTAATTATTTCAACCGGTGATAGCAACCTGTATTTCGTGAACCCTGAAAACTTCCACATCGAAAGAACTGTTGGCGTAAATGATAATAATGGGTATGTACCCAACCTGAATGAGTTGGAATATGTTAATGGTAATATCTATGCCAATGTTTACGAAACCGACTATATCATCAAGATCAACCCTGAAACAGGCCATGTAGATGGCAAGGTCGATATGTCGAACTTATTACAAAAAGCAGGCGCCACTTACGATCCCCGCCAGGTAGACTCCGGTTATGTTTTAAATGGCATTGCTTATGATGCCGCCAAGAACAGCTTTTATATTACCGGTAAAAGATGGCCCATTCTCTGTGAGGTGAAGTTCAATTAA
- the ychF gene encoding redox-regulated ATPase YchF, which translates to MALQAGIVGLPNVGKSTLFNAVSNSAKAQASNYRFCTIEPNVGLVDVPDERLSKLAELVIPNRTVPTQMEIVDIAGLVKGASKGEGLGNKFLGNIREVDAIIHVIRCFEDENVLREEGAINPLSDKEIIDTELQLKDLESVEKKMQRVEKMARVGTDAKAKAEFEVLTRCKEHLEKGKGVFSLGLSKEEKTAVADLFLLTDKPVLYVANVDEASMHTGNKFSQLLIDGVKDEGAEVIVMCNNIEAQIAEMESPDDKQMFMEEYKMTEPALNRLIRSAYKLLNLDTYFTAGVQEVRAWTIHKGWKAPQAAGVIHTDFEKGFIKAEVIAYDDFVKFGSEAAARDNGRLRIEGKEYLVKDGDIMHFRFNV; encoded by the coding sequence ATGGCTTTACAAGCAGGAATCGTGGGACTACCCAATGTAGGAAAATCGACTTTGTTCAATGCCGTGAGTAACAGCGCCAAGGCGCAGGCAAGCAATTACAGGTTCTGTACCATTGAACCCAATGTTGGATTGGTAGACGTGCCCGATGAACGCCTGAGCAAGCTGGCCGAACTGGTAATACCCAATCGTACCGTGCCTACCCAGATGGAGATCGTAGACATTGCCGGCCTCGTAAAAGGCGCCAGTAAAGGCGAAGGTTTGGGTAATAAATTCCTGGGCAATATCCGTGAAGTGGATGCCATCATTCATGTGATCCGCTGTTTTGAAGACGAGAACGTATTGCGCGAAGAAGGTGCCATCAACCCTTTGAGCGATAAAGAGATCATTGATACAGAACTACAGCTGAAAGACCTGGAGAGCGTGGAAAAGAAAATGCAGCGCGTAGAAAAAATGGCCCGCGTGGGTACCGATGCCAAAGCAAAAGCCGAATTCGAAGTGCTGACCCGTTGTAAAGAACACCTGGAAAAAGGAAAAGGTGTTTTCTCGTTGGGATTGAGTAAAGAAGAAAAAACAGCCGTAGCCGATCTTTTCCTGCTCACCGATAAACCCGTGTTGTATGTAGCCAATGTTGACGAAGCATCCATGCATACCGGCAATAAATTCTCCCAGTTGTTGATCGACGGGGTGAAAGATGAAGGTGCCGAAGTGATTGTAATGTGTAACAATATTGAAGCGCAGATCGCCGAAATGGAATCTCCGGATGATAAGCAGATGTTTATGGAAGAATACAAGATGACCGAGCCGGCCCTGAACCGCCTCATCCGCTCTGCGTACAAACTGCTCAACCTCGATACTTATTTCACAGCCGGTGTACAGGAAGTACGGGCCTGGACCATTCACAAAGGATGGAAAGCGCCGCAGGCTGCCGGTGTGATCCACACTGATTTTGAAAAAGGTTTCATCAAGGCTGAAGTGATCGCCTATGATGATTTTGTTAAATTCGGAAGCGAAGCCGCAGCACGTGACAACGGCAGGTTGCGCATAGAAGGAAAAGAGTATCTTGTCAAAGATGGCGACATTATGCACTTCCGATTTAATGTGTAA
- a CDS encoding nucleoside recognition domain-containing protein, with product MALNYVWIFFFLIGLAIALVKLIVFQDYEIFKKLVEGIFDASKSSVMEIGLPLAGAMMFFMGLMNIGEKAGAVNFLARLLNPFMKRLFPEVPEKHPAMGQMVMNFSANMLGLDNAATPFGLKAMNSLQELNPAKDTASNAQIMFLVLHTSGLTLIPLSIIAYRAGAGSINPTSVFVPLMVATTVATMASIIITIAYQRIRMDKVLLLWLGGIIASVLLFAWFIDGLPSKAAAGSPTLFAKETFTNVLGNLILFLIVASFLIGGWVKKINVFEAFIDGAKQGWDVVLKVIPYLVGLLVGIRVFRDSGALDAIINAITWCFTASGMRGDFVPALPVAIMRPFSGGGARGLMLDIFKTHGPDSFIGQLASTFQGSADTTFYIVALYFGSVGIKKVRYAIWAGMLADLIGVIAAVFIGYIFFK from the coding sequence ATGGCATTAAACTATGTTTGGATATTTTTCTTCCTGATCGGACTGGCGATCGCTTTAGTGAAACTGATCGTTTTCCAGGATTATGAAATATTCAAAAAACTGGTGGAGGGAATATTCGATGCCTCCAAGTCTTCCGTGATGGAAATAGGCCTTCCGCTGGCCGGCGCCATGATGTTTTTCATGGGACTAATGAATATAGGAGAAAAAGCTGGCGCCGTTAATTTCCTGGCACGTTTGCTCAATCCTTTTATGAAGCGTTTGTTCCCCGAAGTACCAGAAAAGCACCCGGCCATGGGACAAATGGTGATGAATTTCAGCGCCAATATGCTGGGTTTGGATAATGCAGCCACTCCATTCGGACTGAAAGCCATGAACAGCCTGCAGGAACTGAATCCTGCCAAAGACACGGCCAGCAATGCACAGATCATGTTCCTGGTGCTGCACACGAGCGGGCTCACCCTCATTCCTTTGTCGATCATTGCCTATCGCGCCGGGGCGGGCAGTATCAATCCAACCAGTGTATTCGTGCCCCTGATGGTAGCTACCACTGTTGCAACGATGGCCAGCATCATCATTACCATTGCCTACCAGCGCATCCGTATGGATAAGGTATTGCTATTGTGGTTGGGTGGTATCATTGCCAGTGTATTATTATTTGCATGGTTTATAGATGGATTGCCTTCAAAAGCCGCTGCGGGCAGCCCCACGCTTTTTGCCAAAGAAACATTCACCAATGTGCTGGGTAACCTGATATTGTTTCTCATTGTGGCTTCTTTCCTTATTGGTGGCTGGGTGAAAAAGATCAATGTGTTCGAAGCATTTATTGATGGGGCCAAACAAGGCTGGGATGTGGTACTCAAAGTCATTCCATACCTGGTAGGGTTGCTGGTAGGCATTCGTGTATTCCGCGACAGTGGCGCTTTGGATGCGATCATCAACGCTATTACCTGGTGCTTTACGGCCAGCGGTATGCGGGGCGATTTTGTGCCGGCCCTGCCGGTTGCCATCATGCGACCGTTCAGTGGAGGCGGTGCCAGGGGACTGATGCTGGATATTTTCAAAACGCATGGACCGGATAGTTTCATTGGCCAACTGGCTTCCACTTTCCAGGGCAGTGCCGATACCACTTTTTACATTGTTGCGCTGTATTTCGGTAGCGTGGGCATCAAGAAGGTACGTTATGCCATCTGGGCCGGTATGCTGGCTGATCTGATAGGAGTAATTGCAGCGGTATTCATCGGGTATATCTTTTTTAAATAA
- a CDS encoding Sir2 family NAD-dependent protein deacetylase gives MKKRLVVLTGAGISAESGLKTFRDSDGLWEGYDIYEVASPRGWQQSPQVVLDFYNMRRRDVALAQPNAAHKTLAALEQDFDVHIITQNIDDLHERAGSRQVLHLHGEIFKMRSVLDENMTYPISEDIRLGDKAPDGGQLRPHIVWFEEPVPMIEAAIQVARTAELFAVIGTSLVVYPAAGLVNYVPYGVPKFIVDKQIPSSPSLYNLTPIEAPASEGVQLLKNKLAAYL, from the coding sequence ATGAAAAAGCGATTGGTGGTGTTGACGGGCGCGGGCATCAGCGCAGAAAGCGGACTGAAAACTTTCCGCGACAGCGATGGTTTATGGGAAGGATATGATATATACGAAGTGGCTTCTCCGCGCGGATGGCAGCAGTCGCCACAGGTTGTACTCGATTTTTACAATATGCGCCGCAGGGATGTAGCCCTTGCCCAGCCCAATGCTGCACATAAAACACTGGCAGCGCTGGAACAGGATTTCGACGTGCACATCATCACACAGAATATCGACGACCTGCATGAACGGGCGGGCAGTAGGCAGGTATTACATTTACATGGCGAGATATTCAAAATGCGCAGTGTGCTGGATGAAAACATGACGTATCCCATCAGTGAGGATATCCGTTTGGGAGACAAAGCGCCCGACGGCGGGCAGCTCAGGCCTCATATCGTTTGGTTCGAGGAACCTGTTCCTATGATAGAAGCGGCTATACAAGTGGCGCGGACAGCAGAACTCTTTGCAGTCATCGGCACTTCATTGGTGGTATATCCCGCGGCGGGACTTGTCAATTATGTGCCTTATGGCGTGCCCAAATTCATTGTTGACAAACAGATCCCTTCTTCCCCATCGTTATACAATCTAACTCCTATCGAAGCTCCTGCATCGGAAGGAGTACAATTGTTAAAAAACAAGCTGGCGGCGTATCTTTAG
- a CDS encoding bifunctional 2-polyprenyl-6-hydroxyphenol methylase/3-demethylubiquinol 3-O-methyltransferase UbiG, whose protein sequence is MKYLAFPEYHIMFEFHKDRKRYFDIQVWNTEKYVIPFIEQTFPISPGMRVLEIGCGEGGVLKAFVNKGCTGVGVELEKGRIDNGTIWLADDIAAGRIRFVAKDIYQVDVETELGGSFDLIVLKDVIEHIHDQPRLIAWMKHFLTEQGAIFFGFPPWQMPFGGHQQLCRNKWLSKLPYYHLLPLPAYKAILQHYKEPVADLLEIRDTRISIERFERIAKQTGYEIDHRLHYLINPIYEWKFGWHAKAQLPVLRNIPYIRNYFTTCVYYLIKPLHA, encoded by the coding sequence TTGAAATATCTTGCATTTCCTGAATACCATATTATGTTCGAATTCCATAAAGACAGAAAAAGATATTTTGATATACAGGTATGGAATACCGAGAAATATGTCATTCCCTTTATTGAACAAACATTTCCCATCAGCCCCGGTATGCGTGTACTGGAGATCGGTTGTGGGGAGGGAGGCGTGCTCAAAGCGTTCGTCAACAAAGGATGTACAGGCGTGGGCGTAGAGTTAGAGAAAGGCCGTATCGACAACGGCACTATTTGGCTGGCTGATGATATTGCTGCCGGCAGAATAAGATTTGTAGCCAAAGACATTTACCAGGTAGATGTAGAAACAGAATTGGGCGGCAGTTTCGACCTCATTGTGTTGAAAGATGTTATTGAACATATACACGATCAACCCAGATTGATCGCCTGGATGAAACATTTTCTCACAGAACAAGGCGCTATTTTCTTCGGTTTCCCGCCCTGGCAAATGCCTTTTGGCGGACACCAGCAATTGTGCAGGAATAAATGGTTGTCGAAACTCCCCTACTATCACTTATTGCCCCTCCCGGCTTACAAAGCGATTTTACAACATTATAAAGAACCTGTTGCCGATCTGCTGGAGATCAGGGACACACGCATTTCTATTGAAAGGTTTGAGCGCATAGCGAAGCAAACAGGCTACGAGATCGATCATCGTTTGCATTATCTCATCAACCCTATTTACGAATGGAAATTCGGATGGCATGCGAAAGCGCAGCTGCCTGTTTTGCGCAATATCCCTTATATCCGCAACTACTTCACCACTTGTGTGTATTACCTCATTAAACCGCTTCACGCATGA
- a CDS encoding nucleoside-diphosphate kinase: MSNRTFTMIKPDATAKGHTGAILDQIIKAGFSIKAMKWTRLTTEQAGLFYDIHRERPFFGELVDFMSSGPIVAAILEKDNAVADFRKLIGATNPAQAEEGTIRKQFAASVGENAVHGSDSDENAVIEGDFFFSKLERF, encoded by the coding sequence ATGAGCAACAGAACATTTACCATGATCAAACCCGATGCTACTGCTAAAGGGCATACAGGGGCTATTCTCGACCAGATCATCAAAGCTGGTTTCAGTATAAAAGCTATGAAATGGACTCGCCTTACTACAGAACAGGCCGGTCTTTTTTATGATATTCACCGCGAGCGTCCTTTTTTCGGTGAACTGGTTGATTTCATGAGCAGTGGTCCGATCGTAGCGGCCATCCTTGAAAAAGACAATGCAGTGGCTGATTTCAGGAAACTTATCGGTGCTACCAATCCTGCCCAGGCAGAAGAAGGCACTATCCGTAAGCAATTTGCCGCTTCTGTAGGAGAAAATGCGGTGCACGGCAGCGACAGTGATGAAAATGCAGTTATTGAAGGTGATTTCTTTTTCTCCAAGCTGGAACGTTTCTAA
- a CDS encoding bifunctional oligoribonuclease/PAP phosphatase NrnA yields the protein MQAIDLFYPRLNTPAKVVITMHQKPDGDAMGSALGLYHFLTAMGHEAVVISPTNWANFLDWMPGVDRVIDFERYRDKAKNMIQSAEIIFCLDFNILHRTKNMEQPLTEATCTKILIDHHQQPQEEAFAYGISDTSKSSTCEMVYDFIVASGHAAKLDLNIAECLYTGLMTDTGSFRFPSTTAAVHRMAAHLKELGLNHTHVHEMIYDNFLEGRLRFIGYALLNRMEILYEYNTALMYITRQDLQRFDIKTGDTEGLVNYLLTIQGMRLGALVIDRDEERKWSFRSKGNFDVNLFARQHFEGGGHQNAAGGRSSESLEATVQKFKTIIKTYQQQLQ from the coding sequence ATGCAAGCAATAGACCTGTTTTACCCCCGATTGAATACCCCTGCCAAAGTGGTCATTACCATGCACCAGAAACCCGATGGAGACGCTATGGGGTCTGCATTAGGACTGTACCACTTTCTCACTGCAATGGGGCATGAAGCAGTGGTGATATCACCCACGAACTGGGCTAATTTTCTCGATTGGATGCCGGGTGTGGACCGGGTCATTGATTTTGAACGCTATCGCGACAAGGCAAAAAACATGATCCAGTCAGCCGAAATTATTTTTTGCCTGGATTTTAACATCCTGCATCGCACCAAAAACATGGAGCAACCGCTCACCGAAGCCACCTGTACCAAAATATTGATCGATCATCACCAACAACCTCAGGAAGAGGCGTTTGCCTATGGCATCAGTGATACATCCAAAAGCTCTACCTGTGAAATGGTGTATGATTTCATCGTGGCATCGGGCCATGCCGCTAAATTAGACCTCAACATAGCCGAATGCCTGTATACGGGACTGATGACCGATACCGGCTCTTTCCGTTTTCCGTCAACCACTGCGGCTGTGCACCGTATGGCGGCACACCTGAAAGAATTGGGCCTCAATCATACCCATGTACATGAGATGATTTACGATAATTTCCTGGAAGGAAGGCTGCGCTTTATTGGTTATGCACTCCTGAACAGGATGGAAATATTGTACGAATACAATACGGCTTTGATGTATATTACCCGCCAGGATCTGCAGCGATTCGACATCAAAACGGGCGATACGGAGGGTTTGGTCAATTATTTGCTAACAATACAGGGTATGCGGCTCGGTGCCCTGGTCATCGATCGCGATGAAGAACGGAAATGGAGCTTCAGGAGCAAGGGGAATTTTGATGTGAACCTTTTTGCCAGGCAACATTTTGAGGGAGGCGGCCATCAGAACGCAGCCGGTGGAAGAAGCAGCGAAAGCCTGGAGGCAACCGTACAAAAATTTAAAACGATCATAAAAACTTATCAACAACAATTACAATAA